In Mangifera indica cultivar Alphonso chromosome 1, CATAS_Mindica_2.1, whole genome shotgun sequence, a single genomic region encodes these proteins:
- the LOC123215019 gene encoding uncharacterized protein LOC123215019, with protein MLSIENPPSDPSCSCQFPQLNTSHGDDSPSHKLNVDLLNPPPPPPPHQLPKFSIRDYVFTSRGKDIKKNWPFSLKNLQICLKHGVKDVLPPFQSIGVVKTQATKRWTVDTSSVEKKSISNFDAELGSGSNNNEVLDSADYVQLKHKLENACIDTSSCRSAEENDFPSTTTSVSQSEIESVPTARPSSSPPKNVTLLEASASVSASASASATVELEAGHPSSHKTENTTRPLGKKCRLIVKFSGNSDHCSTEDIASNTSAVSETMASKVCPVCKIFTSSSNTTLNAHIDQCLSAESTPKWTADFRVARHRIKPRKTRLMVDIYATAQRCTLEELDRRNGTSWASISNLPAQDSEKLDLPAEVKRQRVSQVHPEDAGEVGEVYIDANGTKLRILSKSNDAPAVSKVVEDLQTKNPLKGGKGSKFLSNKKKKRHARKHLKYLKLASQSRKFFSYKARASEKSGGEEGNNGVEESSKEKHEIQKKIKSSDSGTLRPWVCSKRRGLAKKANNQGVNQPFRCKWHLARDLLVENDQQHVCETLAERNHVQKFTNLSENLSSSPSTSERVENPFYNCQVSDRLELSSGRKRVGSLFFGARISDDTERSLPQINHNDNQLCKDNPFKNGSHTFEPSNSSRNCVSSVKNKRDDSHGDPDKISDILPGTSAAPPLNTRAFASKALRTVLRKKTSSVSCRSSVTKSKPIMDEKFSEWRKNQMDCIGQVDEEVSAWHSAVCQQYALMHNGIDDHLGREEITENTSSRRGTVPEIKQDRGSISFSQEDEAPQSYSHDEGENTDSSARAGDDLPDNVDVLKSVEAGVTSLSQSAVTKFHKLSNCSKTQSNSLHSVEDFNGILYGGEALTGPTEPSFVNGEEIYCSDEVGNGMIGQSAHVGPGLDSDIGHGNLFPEVDPIPIPGPPGSFLPSPRDMGSDDFQGNSSLTTSRVQSSQDQLEFVDGDSSDSPISTTSTISNSTAARSNLKHPELLSSVGAHAIQDGMRSGFSTASMEAMVENAAMVPLTGPGAQKTYFDGEKFRVNKISIEKRPLSFKNDGQPCCCQRKERISQDTALNYQESQLLRRRTMSSVTLPAMGKQNARPNNFDARPEIFPISSCPSFGSEKIMLPLKGPAGSISVKGSPERAMKFVGHGDCDSPSPSTPNPVLRLMGKNLMVINKEEDIAMPLGQSQQGAQNSQVISQFQTASQASPSNIQSQDCHSFSHLPPLAPLIFNCNLYDAVGPSVDVRFSSIYRNHTNPRTPQTPARVSVSLLPNQHINGGFAASLEPQSHMYDLSSRHNRPKVRLNETSSYNIDKVLTTLDHPQKTSDGGASIKEIIVIDDVPESESNEGADIAKYSEGLRMTQLISSGISVPTGPSFNSRHVSPFSGYQPRDPSLLSESPVMHNSGFHAMPPRLPNSSPVRWSCTPESSGVLQRNSFMAASTSTGHHSGSSRYYSPSL; from the exons ATGTTATCCATTGAAAACCCTCCATCAGATCCCTCATGTTCTTGTCAATTTCCACAACTAAATACCTCTCACGGTGATGACTCGCCCTCTCATAAGCTTAACGTAGATCTGCTTAAcccacctcctcctcctcctcctcatcAGCTTCCCAAATTCTCCATAAg AGATTATGTGTTCACTTCTCGGGGAAAAGATATCAAGAAGAATTGGCCTTTCTCTCTGAAAAATTTGCAAATTTGTTTGAAACATGGCGTGAAGGATGTATTGCCACCATTTCAGTCTATTGGTGTAGTAAAGACTCAAGCCACTAAGAGATGGACAGTTGACACTAGTTCGGTTGAAAAGAAAAGCATAAGTAATTTTGATGCGGAGCTTGGTTCTGGGTCCAACAATAATGAGGTTTTAGACTCAGCTGATTATGTTCAGTTGAAGCATAAGCTTGAAAATGCTTGCATAGACACCAGTTCATGCAGATCTGCAGAAGAGAACGATTTCCCATCAACAACAACAAGTGTTTCTCAATCTGAAATAGAGTCTGTTCCTACTGCAAGGCCATCTAGTTCACCTCCCAAAAACGTCACTTTGTTGGAAGCTTCAGCCTCGGTCTCAGCCTCAGCCTCAGCCTCAGCCACTGTTGAACTCGAAGCAGGTCATCCTTCATCTCATAAGACTGAAAACACTACCCGACCCCTAGGGAAAAAGTGCAGATTGATTGTAAAGTTCAGTGGCAATTCCGATCATTGCTCAACCGAAGATATTGCTTCAAATACTAGTGCTGTATCTGAAACAATGGCTTCAAAAGTTTGCCCTGTTTGCAAAATCTTCACATCCTCATCGAATACCACTTTAAATGCACACATTGATCAGTGTCTTTCTGCGGAGTCGACACCCAAGTGGACAGCAGATTTTAGAGTTGCCAGGCATAGAATTAAGCCAAGAAAGACCAGACTGATGGTGGATATATATGCTACAGCGCAAAGGTGCACTTTAGAAGAGCTTGATAGAAGAAATGGCACAAGCTGGGCCTCTATTTCAAACTTGCCTGCTCAGGATTCTGAGAAGCTTGATCTTCCAGCCGAAGTGAAAAGGCAAAGAGTGTCTCAGGTACATCCTGAGGATGCTGGTGAAGTAGGTGAAGTTTATATTGATGCCAACGGAACCAAACTTCGGATTTTATCCAAGTCTAATGATGCACCAGCTGTGTCAAAAGTAGTGGAGGATCTTCAAACAAAGAATCCTTTGAAAGGAGGTAAAGGAAGCAAATTCCtatcaaacaaaaagaaaaagaggcaTGCTAGGAAACATCTCAAGTATCTGAAACTTGCTTCTCAAAGCAGAAAATTTTTCTCTTACAAAGCTCGTGCTTCTGAG aaATCTGGGGGTGAAGAGGGGAATAATGGGGTAGAAGAAAGCAGCAAGGAGAAACATGAGatacaaaagaaaatcaaatccaGTGATTCTGGAACTTTGAGGCCTTGGGTATGCTCCAAACGAAGGGGTCTAGCAAAGAAAGCTAATAATCAAGGTGTCAATCAGCCATTCAGATGTAAATGGCATTTAGCTCGGGACTTGTTGGTGGAGAATGATCAGCAACATGTATGTGAAACTTTAGCAGAGAGAAATCATGTTCAGAAATTTACAAATTTGTCTGAGAATCTGTCATCTTCTCCATCAACTAGTGAGAGGGTGGAGAATCCTTTTTATAATTGTCAAGTTAGTGACAGATTGGAGCTTTCTTCTGGGAGAAAGAGAGTAGGAAGTTTGTTCTTTGGAGCCAGGATAAGTGATGACACAGAAAGGTCTCTTCCACAAATAAACCATAATGACAATCAATTGTGCAAAGATAACCCTTTCAAAAATGGCAGCCATACATTTGAACCTTCTAACTCTAGTAGAAATTGTGTATCTTCAGTGAAGAACAAGAGAGATGATAGTCATGGAGACCCAGATAAGATTTCTGATATCCTTCCTGGTACAAGCGCAGCACCACCATTGAATACTCGTGCATTTGCATCAAAAGCATTGAGAACAGTGTTGAGGAAAAAGACATCTTCTGTTAGCTGCCGTTCGTCTGTGACTAAATCCAAACCTATTATGGATGAGAAATTTTCTGAATGGAGGAAGAATCAAATGGATTGTATTGGACAAGTAGATGAAGAGGTATCAGCTTGGCATTCTGCTGTTTGTCAGCAATATGCTTTGATGCACAATGGTATTGATGATCATCTTGGAAGAGAAGAGATAACTGAAAATACATCTTCCAGGAGAGGTACTGTACCGGAAATCAAGCAAGATAGAGGATCAATAAGCTTCTCCCAAGAGGATGAAGCACCTCAATCATACAGCCATGATGAAGGAGAAAATACAGATTCTTCTGCTAGAGCTGGTGATGATCTCCCAGACAACGTTGATGTCCTTAAATCAGTTGAGGCAGGAGTCACGAGTTTAAGTCAATCTGCAGTTACTAAGTTCCACAAGCTGAGTAATTGTTCCAAGACCCAATCCAACTCTTTACATTCTGTTGAGGACTTTAACGGAATTTTATATGGAGGTGAAGCACTGACAGGTCCAACTGAACCAAGCTTTGTTAATGGAGAAGAAATTTATTGTTCTGATGAAGTAGGCAATGGTATGATTGGGCAAAGTGCTCATGTGGGGCCTGGATTGGATTCTGATATTGGTCATGGAAATTTGTTTCCCGAGGTTGATCCAATACCAATTCCAGGCCCCCCTGGTTCGTTTTTACCAAGTCCTAGGGATATGGGGTCAGATGATTTTCAGGGAAATTCATCATTAACCACAAGTCGGGTTCAGTCTTCTCAAGATCAGCTTGAATTTGTTGACGGAGATTCATCAGACTCCCCAATTTCTACAACATCAACAATCTCTAACTCCACTGCTGCCAGATCTAATTTGAAGCACCCAGAATTACTATCATCTGTAGGAGCTCATGCAATTCAAGATGGGATGAGGTCAGGCTTCTCTACAGCTAGTATGGAGGCCATGGTAGAAAATGCAGCTATGGTTCCACTGACAGGTCCAGGAGCacaaaaaacttattttgatGGAGAGAAATTTAGAGTCAATAAGATCTCTATTGAGAAAAGACCTCTCAGTTTCAAGAATGATGGTCAGCCTTGCTGCTGCCAAAGGAAGGAGAGAATTTCTCAGGATACTGCACTAAATTATCAAGAATCACAACTACTGAGGCGGCGTACAATGTCTTCAGTGACACTGCCTGCCATGGGAAAGCAAAATGCCAGACCCAACAATTTTGATGCAAGGCCTGAAATATTTCCTATCAGCAGTTGCCCTAGTTTCGGTTCTGAGAAGATTATGCTTCCATTGAAGGGTCCTGCTGGTTCCATTTCAGTAAAGGGATCTCCTGAAAGGGCAATGAAGTTTGTAGGTCATGGTGATTGTGACTCTCCAAGTCCATCCACTCCTAATCCAGTACTAAGGCTCATGGGGAAGAATCTAATGGTGATCAACAAAGAGGAAGATATTGCTATGCCCCTAGGGCAGTCCCAGCAAGGTGCCCAGAATAGCCAAGTAATTTCTCAGTTTCAAACAGCATCTCAAGCCTCTCCTAGCAATATACAAAGTCAAGACTGCCATTCCTTTTCTCATTTGCCCCCTCTAGCTCCTTTAATCTTCAATTGTAATCTTTATGATGCTGTTGGGCCATCTGTAGATGTTAGGTTTTCTAGCATTTATAGAAACCACACTAATCCCAGGACACCACAGACACCTGCACGGGTTTCAGTAAGCCTGCTTCCTAACCAGCATATAAATGGTGGTTTTGCTGCATCTCTGGAGCCTCAGTCGCACATGTATGATTTATCAAGTAGACATAACAGACCCAAGGTCAGACTGAATGAAACATCCTCATATAATATAGACAAAGTTTTAACAACTCTTGACCACCCTCAAAAGACTTCAGATGGTGGTGCTTCTATCAAAGAAATCATTGTCATTGATGATGTTCCTGAAAGTGAATCTAATGAGGGTGCTGATATTGCAAAATATTCCGAAGGCTTAAGGATGACCCAGCTGATTTCATCTGGCATTTCAGTTCCCACGGGTCCCAGTTTTAACTCAAGGCATGTGAGTCCTTTCTCCGGTTATCAACCACGTGATCCTTCTCTTTTGAGTGAATCACCTGTAATGCACAATAGTGGTTTCCATGCAATGCCCCCCAGGCTACCCAATTCCAGTCCTGTAAGGTGGAGTTGTACTCCAGAAAGTTCTGGTGTGCTCCAGCGGAATTCCTTTATGGCTGCATCAACCTCAACAGGTCATCATTCGGGATCGTCACGATATTATTCTCCAAGCTTGTAA